A genome region from Nicotiana tabacum cultivar K326 chromosome 13, ASM71507v2, whole genome shotgun sequence includes the following:
- the LOC107787673 gene encoding MOB kinase activator-like 1A: MSLFGLGSRNHKTFRPKKNAPSGSKGEQLRKHIDATLGSGNLREAVRLPPGEDLHEWLAINTVDFFNQVNILYGTLTEFCTSSSCPTMSAGPKYEYRWADGVNIKKPIEVSAPKYVDYLMNWIETQLDDESIFPQKLGAPFPPNFQDVVKTIFKRLFRVYAHIYHSHFQKIVGLKEEAHLNTCFKHFVLYTWEFRLIDKAELAPLYELVESILQL, translated from the exons GAACCACAAGACTTTTCGCCCTAAAAAGAATGCTCCATCAGGAAGCAAG GGTGAGCAACTTAGAAAGCACATTGATGCTACCTTAGGTAGTGGCAACTTAAGAGAAGCAGTGCGGCTACCGCCTGGTGAAGATCTTCATGAGTGGCTGGCTATAAATA CTGTTGACTTTTTCAACCAAGTGAATATATTGTACGGCACCCTAACTGAATTCTGCACTTCATCAAGCTGTCCAACAATGTCGGCAGGGCCAAA GTATGAGTATCGATGGGCTGATGGAGTGAATATAAAGAAACCTATAGAAGTTTCTGCTCCAAAGTACGTGGATTATCTAATGAACTGGATAGAGACTCAGCTAGATGATGAATCAATCTTTCCTCAAAAATTGG GTGCGCCATTTCCGCCTAACTTTCAGGATGTTGTGAAGACAATATTTAAGCGATTATTTCGTGTATATGCCCATATCTACCATTCACATTTCCAAAAGATTGTCGGTCTAAAGGAAGAAGCTCATCTGAATACCTGCTTTAAGCATTTTGTTCTCTACACATGG GAATTCCGCTTGATAGACAAGGCAGAGCTTGCACCTCTCTATGAGCTTGTTGAGTCCATTCTGCAGTTATAG